One segment of Desulfovibrio litoralis DSM 11393 DNA contains the following:
- a CDS encoding methylated-DNA--[protein]-cysteine S-methyltransferase, whose amino-acid sequence MLLFQHTQIGKIGIVAENGVIIKLLLPNSLDAESILNTDLKETTELQANDKFLLAEAFSQLNAYLDKKLKVFSLPLKAVGTPFMQLCWSELVKIPYGTTMSYKMLATAMQNPKAVRAVGLANNKNPIPIFIPCHRVIGHNGKLVGYRGGLELKAFLLELESTF is encoded by the coding sequence ATGCTGTTGTTTCAACATACACAAATAGGTAAGATAGGTATTGTGGCGGAAAATGGCGTTATTATAAAATTATTATTGCCCAATAGCCTAGATGCAGAAAGTATTTTAAATACTGATTTAAAAGAGACAACAGAGCTTCAAGCGAATGATAAATTTTTGTTAGCTGAAGCATTTAGCCAGTTAAATGCGTATTTAGATAAAAAACTCAAGGTGTTTTCTCTACCACTGAAAGCAGTAGGTACTCCGTTTATGCAATTATGCTGGTCAGAATTAGTTAAAATTCCTTATGGAACAACCATGAGTTATAAAATGCTCGCTACTGCTATGCAAAATCCAAAAGCTGTTAGGGCGGTCGGGCTGGCTAATAATAAAAACCCTATTCCTATTTTTATTCCCTGCCATCGTGTGATTGGTCATAACGGAAAACTCGTTGGATATCGTGGAGGCTTGGAGCTAAAGGCGTTTTTACTTGAGCTTGAAAGCACGTTTTAA
- the nikR gene encoding nickel-responsive transcriptional regulator NikR — protein sequence MSKLTRFGVSLDSDLLEQFDMLCSECNYPNRSEALRDLIRKALVERNFEDDTQIVAGTLTFVYDHHKSDLAQHLTAIQHDMHDLVLSSLHLHLDHHNCLEVIVLKGKGKDIRQLGEQIISCKGVKHGRLVLTTTGEDF from the coding sequence ATGAGTAAACTGACGCGTTTTGGGGTTTCTCTCGACTCTGATTTGTTGGAACAATTTGATATGCTTTGTTCCGAATGTAATTATCCTAATCGCTCGGAAGCGTTGCGAGATTTAATTCGCAAGGCTTTGGTCGAACGCAATTTTGAAGATGATACTCAAATAGTTGCAGGCACTTTAACTTTTGTGTATGACCATCACAAGAGCGACTTGGCTCAACATTTAACCGCTATTCAACACGATATGCACGATTTGGTGTTGTCATCGCTACACTTGCACCTTGACCATCATAACTGCCTTGAAGTAATCGTTTTAAAAGGTAAGGGGAAGGATATTCGCCAACTCGGAGAACAAATAATTTCTTGTAAAGGGGTTAAGCATGGTCGTTTAGTGTTGACGACGACAGGCGAAGATTTTTAA